The Phyllopteryx taeniolatus isolate TA_2022b chromosome 7, UOR_Ptae_1.2, whole genome shotgun sequence genome has a segment encoding these proteins:
- the abhd8b gene encoding protein ABHD8 isoform X1: MLASFMEGLLCCLTSKSTNVVVPVETSEPSDGYEFVEVKPGRVLRVRHIIPERSVAEQPTGEGGCVSCKRRISVFCNGQLFIENLGDSAGAALKTCQNGDTEPSSTVEVELTDCGNTSLPTGVPDTRSDLVTARKAVTSEMGAGEDAPAAPQVEASQNFRKRKLKRTVVIDCERKISTCKGTHPDVALFFIHGVGGSLDIWKSQLDFFSRLGYEVIAPDLAGHGSSSAPPIPAAYTFYALAEDMRLIFKRYARKRNILIGHSYGVSFCTFLAHEYPEQIHKMVMINGGGPTALEPSLFSVFNLPSCVLDCLSPLLSWSFLKAGFARQGAREKRLLKENNAFNVSAFVLRAMMSGQYWPEGDEVYHAELTVPTLLVHGIHDKFVPVEEDQRMAEILLIGFLKVLEDGSHMVMMECPEAVNTLLHEFFLWEPAAPPPPKSKARPETAKAQSDKTKAAPDPAKTRPATALQASLNSAAEVMFDRGDKK; the protein is encoded by the exons ATGCTGGCCAGCTTTATGGAAGGTCTGCTCTGCTGCCTCACCTCAAAGTCGACCAATGTTGTGGTTCCTGTCGAGACGTCCGAACCTAGCGACGGTTATGAGTTTGTCGAAGTGAAACCAGGCCGGGTGCTTCGCGTTCGACATATAATCCCTGAGCGGTCGGTGGCTGAGCAACCTACAGGAGAGGGTGGGTGCGTCAGCTGCAAGAGGAGGATCTCAGTCTTCTGCAATGGACAGCTATTCATCGAGAACCTGGGGGACAGTGCCGGTGCGGCGCTAAAAACCTGCCAGAATGGTGACACAGAACCGAGCAGCACTGTAGAGGTTGAACTGACAGACTGTGGCAACACCTCGCTGCCCACTGGAGTCCCTGATACCAGGTCAGACTTGGTCACAGCAAGAAAAGCTGTAACATCTGAGATGGGAGCAGGAGAGGACGCACCCGCCGCTCCGCAGGTCGAAGCGTCACAGAACTTCCGCAAACGGAAGCTCAAGCGCACTGTGGTGATTGACTGCGAGAGGAAAATATCAACGTGTAAGGGGACGCATCCAGATGTTGCTCTGTTCTTCATCCACGGTGTTGGAGGCTCACTGGATATCTGGAAGAGCCAGTTGGACTTTTTTTCTCGACTGGGCTATGAGGTGATTGCCCCGGACCTGGCAGGCCACGGGTCCAGCTCAGCACCTCCAATACCCGCTGCGTACACCTTCTATGCCCTTGCAGAAGACATGCGACTCATCTTTAAGAGATATGCACGCAAGAGGAATATTCTCATTGGACATTCTTATGG AGTGTCATTCTGTACGTTCCTGGCCCACGAGTATCCGGAGCAGATCCACAAGATGGTGATGATCAATGGAGGTGGCCCCACAGCTCTAGAGCCCAGCCTGTTCTCTGTCTTCAACTTGCCTTCATGTGTGCTTGACtgcctctctccactgctcagCTGGAGTTTTCTCAA GGCCGGTTTTGCTCGTCAGGGTGCAAGGGAGAAGCGGTTGCTCAAAGAGAACAACGCCTTCAATGTGTCGGCTTTTGTGCTGCGTGCCATGATGAGCGGGCAGTATTGGCCCGAGGGGGATGAGGTCTACCACGCTGAGCTCACAGTACCCACCCTGCTGGTTCATGGAATACACGACAAGTTTGTCCCCGTTGAAGAGGACCAGCGTATGGCAGAG ATCCTTCTCATCGGCTTCTTAAAGGTCCTGGAGGACGGCAGTCATATGGTCATGATGGAATGTCCAGAGGCTGTCAACACACTACTGCATGAGTTCTTCCTCTGGGAGCCTGCAGCCCCTCCACCACCAAAGTCCAAAGCCCGTCCAGAGACTGCCAAGGCCCAAAGTGACAAGACCAAAGCTGCGCCAGACCCTGCCAAGACCCGACCAGCAACTGCCTTGCAGGCCTCATTAAACAGTGCAGCAGAGGTCATGTTCGACAGAGGGGACAAAAAATAA
- the abhd8b gene encoding protein ABHD8 isoform X2 — translation MLASFMEGLLCCLTSKSTNVVVPVETSEPSDGYEFVEVKPGRVLRVRHIIPERSVAEQPTGEGGCVSCKRRISVFCNGQLFIENLGDSAGAALKTCQNGDTEPSSTVEVELTDCGNTSLPTGVPDTRSDLVTARKAVTSEMGAGEDAPAAPQVEASQNFRKRKLKRTVVIDCERKISTCKGTHPDVALFFIHGVGGSLDIWKSQLDFFSRLGYEVIAPDLAGHGSSSAPPIPAAYTFYALAEDMRLIFKRYARKRNILIGHSYGVSFCTFLAHEYPEQIHKMVMINGGGPTALEPSLFSVFNLPSCVLDCLSPLLSWSFLKAGFARQGAREKRLLKENNAFNVSAFVLRAMMSGQYWPEGDEVYHAELTVPTLLVHGIHDKFVPVEEDQRMAEVLEDGSHMVMMECPEAVNTLLHEFFLWEPAAPPPPKSKARPETAKAQSDKTKAAPDPAKTRPATALQASLNSAAEVMFDRGDKK, via the exons ATGCTGGCCAGCTTTATGGAAGGTCTGCTCTGCTGCCTCACCTCAAAGTCGACCAATGTTGTGGTTCCTGTCGAGACGTCCGAACCTAGCGACGGTTATGAGTTTGTCGAAGTGAAACCAGGCCGGGTGCTTCGCGTTCGACATATAATCCCTGAGCGGTCGGTGGCTGAGCAACCTACAGGAGAGGGTGGGTGCGTCAGCTGCAAGAGGAGGATCTCAGTCTTCTGCAATGGACAGCTATTCATCGAGAACCTGGGGGACAGTGCCGGTGCGGCGCTAAAAACCTGCCAGAATGGTGACACAGAACCGAGCAGCACTGTAGAGGTTGAACTGACAGACTGTGGCAACACCTCGCTGCCCACTGGAGTCCCTGATACCAGGTCAGACTTGGTCACAGCAAGAAAAGCTGTAACATCTGAGATGGGAGCAGGAGAGGACGCACCCGCCGCTCCGCAGGTCGAAGCGTCACAGAACTTCCGCAAACGGAAGCTCAAGCGCACTGTGGTGATTGACTGCGAGAGGAAAATATCAACGTGTAAGGGGACGCATCCAGATGTTGCTCTGTTCTTCATCCACGGTGTTGGAGGCTCACTGGATATCTGGAAGAGCCAGTTGGACTTTTTTTCTCGACTGGGCTATGAGGTGATTGCCCCGGACCTGGCAGGCCACGGGTCCAGCTCAGCACCTCCAATACCCGCTGCGTACACCTTCTATGCCCTTGCAGAAGACATGCGACTCATCTTTAAGAGATATGCACGCAAGAGGAATATTCTCATTGGACATTCTTATGG AGTGTCATTCTGTACGTTCCTGGCCCACGAGTATCCGGAGCAGATCCACAAGATGGTGATGATCAATGGAGGTGGCCCCACAGCTCTAGAGCCCAGCCTGTTCTCTGTCTTCAACTTGCCTTCATGTGTGCTTGACtgcctctctccactgctcagCTGGAGTTTTCTCAA GGCCGGTTTTGCTCGTCAGGGTGCAAGGGAGAAGCGGTTGCTCAAAGAGAACAACGCCTTCAATGTGTCGGCTTTTGTGCTGCGTGCCATGATGAGCGGGCAGTATTGGCCCGAGGGGGATGAGGTCTACCACGCTGAGCTCACAGTACCCACCCTGCTGGTTCATGGAATACACGACAAGTTTGTCCCCGTTGAAGAGGACCAGCGTATGGCAGAG GTCCTGGAGGACGGCAGTCATATGGTCATGATGGAATGTCCAGAGGCTGTCAACACACTACTGCATGAGTTCTTCCTCTGGGAGCCTGCAGCCCCTCCACCACCAAAGTCCAAAGCCCGTCCAGAGACTGCCAAGGCCCAAAGTGACAAGACCAAAGCTGCGCCAGACCCTGCCAAGACCCGACCAGCAACTGCCTTGCAGGCCTCATTAAACAGTGCAGCAGAGGTCATGTTCGACAGAGGGGACAAAAAATAA